One stretch of Brevibacillus laterosporus DNA includes these proteins:
- a CDS encoding aspartyl-phosphate phosphatase Spo0E family protein — translation MKKAGNLKLENDLQKLIEVLRKELEHRYFKKGSFLHPEVLQMSQQLDEYIVVFQKLCLQND, via the coding sequence GTGAAGAAAGCAGGAAATTTAAAATTAGAAAACGATTTACAGAAGCTTATAGAAGTCCTCCGTAAAGAGTTAGAGCATCGGTATTTCAAAAAAGGTTCATTTTTACATCCAGAAGTATTGCAGATGAGCCAACAACTAGATGAGTACATTGTTGTCTTTCAAAAGCTTTGCTTACAAAATGACTGA
- a CDS encoding XRE family transcriptional regulator, protein MVDSLTFTTLGELIKGKRTEMGISLSELGRVSGVSKGVLSKIESGETKRPELRTLKPIADVLGIPYEEIIERYIEIEHRIEVLDDILQLCIEVSSSSLMTKVAMKFLENSKEETYVLLEHVFCLANNTANNEVRLSLYNTIIKYSRVHGIPPYIAKPSLQKYLIERQDLKNMEESFKIGEEVVHYADFLSEEEQIILYFRMALQAYAIKKYETCIELCQAGIVLEKNDTELKARAYLAMINSYSDLHNYDSVEDLLDIFERFEYKFVQESSMITRAITKAKKKEYEIAIPMLKKSMDELSKENKIHVINELLGIYVHFNIAESIHEIINKERELLPDNAHTPYKLTSLARYYRQKGAFQINKGLLAEGMESYINSITTYGKIGDHIESTECLQEIFKYFSKNSRPIDLQYVKKLEEAYNEINGKKSK, encoded by the coding sequence ATGGTTGACAGTCTAACTTTCACAACATTGGGGGAACTGATAAAAGGGAAAAGAACAGAGATGGGTATTAGTCTATCGGAACTGGGGAGAGTGTCAGGAGTTAGTAAGGGGGTCTTATCGAAGATTGAATCTGGGGAAACGAAACGTCCAGAGCTTCGGACATTAAAACCGATTGCAGATGTTTTAGGAATCCCCTATGAAGAGATCATTGAACGCTATATTGAAATAGAACACCGGATTGAAGTCTTGGATGATATATTACAGTTGTGCATTGAAGTCTCAAGCTCTTCTTTGATGACTAAAGTGGCAATGAAATTCCTTGAGAATTCTAAAGAAGAAACATATGTATTATTAGAGCATGTATTTTGTCTTGCTAATAATACTGCAAACAATGAAGTTAGACTGTCGCTTTATAATACAATTATTAAATACTCAAGAGTACACGGAATACCACCATATATAGCCAAACCATCCTTGCAAAAATATCTAATTGAAAGACAAGATTTAAAAAATATGGAGGAATCATTTAAAATTGGTGAAGAGGTTGTTCACTATGCAGATTTTTTATCTGAAGAGGAACAGATAATTTTATATTTTAGAATGGCACTTCAAGCATATGCTATAAAAAAATACGAAACATGTATTGAACTATGCCAAGCTGGAATAGTTCTAGAAAAAAATGATACTGAGCTGAAGGCTAGAGCATATTTAGCTATGATTAATTCATATTCTGACTTACATAATTATGACTCTGTTGAAGATTTGTTGGATATTTTCGAAAGATTCGAATATAAATTCGTTCAGGAATCATCCATGATTACACGAGCTATCACCAAAGCAAAGAAGAAAGAGTATGAGATAGCGATTCCAATGTTAAAAAAATCTATGGATGAATTAAGCAAGGAAAATAAAATACATGTAATAAATGAATTGCTTGGGATATATGTTCATTTCAATATTGCAGAATCAATACATGAAATAATAAACAAGGAAAGGGAATTATTACCCGATAATGCACATACACCTTATAAATTAACATCTCTTGCAAGGTACTACCGTCAAAAAGGCGCTTTCCAAATAAACAAAGGACTTCTTGCGGAAGGCATGGAAAGCTACATTAACAGCATAACAACGTACGGGAAAATAGGTGATCACATCGAAAGTACAGAATGCTTACAAGAAATTTTCAAATATTTCTCAAAAAATTCAAGACCAATTGATTTGCAATATGTAAAAAAGTTAGAAGAGGCGTATAATGAAATAAATGGGAAAAAGAGTAAGTGA
- a CDS encoding M23 family metallopeptidase — protein sequence MYAHLSKSFVKVGDKVKANQVIGLQGSTGRSTGKHLHFEVRAKCSPSGGFGNDINPIEYLDKHYKKEQPIASPVTPIKNKEEEFMKFIMSEQGKSYAKEAINSLSKKGYLNSPSDWEKRVENGEIYQELPWMTLLLLDRISDHRE from the coding sequence ATGTACGCTCACCTATCTAAGTCGTTTGTTAAAGTTGGGGACAAGGTAAAAGCAAATCAAGTCATTGGCTTACAAGGTAGCACAGGTCGTTCAACAGGTAAGCATTTACACTTTGAAGTTAGAGCCAAGTGTTCACCAAGTGGTGGATTTGGCAACGACATTAACCCTATTGAATATCTAGATAAGCACTATAAAAAAGAACAACCTATTGCTTCACCAGTCACACCAATTAAAAATAAGGAGGAAGAATTCATGAAATTCATTATGTCAGAACAAGGTAAATCTTATGCAAAAGAAGCAATCAACAGTTTATCTAAGAAAGGTTACTTAAACAGTCCTAGCGACTGGGAGAAACGTGTAGAGAATGGTGAGATTTATCAAGAACTTCCTTGGATGACCCTACTGTTGCTTGATCGAATTTCAGATCACAGAGAATAA